Proteins encoded in a region of the Capra hircus breed San Clemente chromosome 3, ASM170441v1, whole genome shotgun sequence genome:
- the POU3F1 gene encoding POU domain, class 3, transcription factor 1, with product MATTAQYLPRGPGGGAGGTGPLMHPDAAAAAAAAAAAERLHAGAAYREVQKLMHHEWLGAGAGHPVGLAHPQWLPTGGGGGGDWAGGPHLEHGKAGGGGTGRADDGGGGGGFHARLVHQGAAHAGAAWAQGGTAHHLGPAMSPSPGAGGGHQPQPLGLYAQAAYPGGGGGGLAGMLAAGGGGAGPGLHHALHEDGHEAQLEPSPPPHLGAHGHAHGHAHAGGLHAAAAHLHPGAGGGGSSVGEHSDEDAPSSDDLEQFAKQFKQRRIKLGFTQADVGLALGTLYGNVFSQTTICRFEALQLSFKNMCKLKPLLNKWLEETDSSSGSPTNLDKIAAQGRKRKKRTSIEVGVKGALESHFLKCPKPSAHEITGLADSLQLEKEVVRVWFCNRRQKEKRMTPAAGAGHPPMDDVYAPGELGPGGGSASPPSAPPPPPPAALHHHHHHTLPGSVQ from the coding sequence aTGGCCACCACCGCGCAGTACTTGCCGCGGGGCCCCGGCGGCGGAGCCGGGGGCACAGGACCGCTTATGCACCCGGATGCCGcggcagcagcggcagcggcCGCGGCCGCAGAGCGGTTGCACGCGGGGGCCGCGTACCGCGAAGTGCAGAAGCTGATGCACCACGAGTGGctgggcgcgggcgcgggccaCCCAGTGGGCCTAGCGCACCCCCAGTGGTTACCCacgggaggaggcggcggcggggaCTGGGCCGGCGGCCCGCACCTGGAACACGGCAAGGCGGGAGGCGGCGGCACCGGCCGAGCCGACGACGGTGGCGGAGGCGGCGGTTTCCACGCGCGCCTGGTGCACCAGGGGGCGGCCCACGCGGGCGCGGCATGGGCGCAGGGCGGCACGGCACATCACTTGGGCCCCGCCATGTCTCCGTCGCCAGGGGCCGGCGGGGGCCACCAGCCCCAACCGCTGGGGCTGTACGCGCAGGCGGCCTACCCCGGGGGCGGAGGCGGCGGCCTGGCCGGGATGCTGGCGGCGGGCGGTGGCGGTGCGGGGCCGGGCCTGCACCACGCGCTGCACGAGGACGGCCACGAGGCGCAGCTGGAGCCGTCGCCTCCGCCGCACCTGGGCGCCCACGGACACGCACACGGACATGCACACGCTGGCGGCCTGCACGCGGCGGCGGCGCACCTGCACCCGGGGGCGGGCGGCGGTGGCTCGTCGGTGGGCGAGCACTCGGACGAGGACGCGCCCAGCTCGGACGACCTGGAGCAGTTCGCCAAGCAGTTCAAGCAGCGGCGCATCAAGCTGGGCTTCACGCAGGCCGACGTGGGGCTGGCGCTGGGCACGCTGTACGGTAACGTGTTCTCGCAGACCACCATCTGCCGCTTCGAGGCCCTGCAGCTGAGCTTCAAGAACATGTGCAAGCTCAAGCCGCTGCTCAACAAGTGGCTGGAGGAGACCGACTCGTCCAGCGGCAGCCCCACCAACCTGGACAAGATCGCGGCGCAGGGCCGCAAGCGCAAGAAGCGCACGTCCATCGAGGTGGGGGTCAAAGGCGCGCTCGAGAGTCACTTTCTCAAGTGCCCCAAGCCCTCGGCGCACGAGATCACAGGCTTGGCCGACAGCCTACAGCTGGAGAAAGAGGTGGTGCGGGTCTGGTTCTGCAACCGGCGGCAGAAGGAGAAGCGCATGACCCCGGCTGCCGGCGCGGGCCACCCGCCCATGGACGACGTTTACGCCCCCGGCGAGCTGGGGCCCGGCGGGGGCAGCGCGTCGCCGCCCTcggcgcccccgccgcccccgccggccgctctgcaccaccaccaccaccacacactgCCGGGCTCCGTGCAGTGA